From Acidobacteriota bacterium, one genomic window encodes:
- a CDS encoding type II toxin-antitoxin system VapC family toxin, translated as MRGWMAHLARARVLAQQIEAYHRLKEFLDRYLKVTVLEFDEAAAIEFTRLRSLRLRVGTMDLKIAAIALTHDATALTRNVKDFGLVPGLRVEDWTR; from the coding sequence ATGCGTGGCTGGATGGCACATCTGGCGCGAGCTCGCGTGCTAGCTCAGCAAATCGAAGCCTATCATCGGCTCAAGGAGTTCTTGGATCGCTATCTGAAGGTCACTGTACTCGAGTTTGATGAAGCGGCAGCCATCGAGTTCACGCGGCTGCGAAGTCTGCGCCTTCGCGTTGGAACGATGGATTTGAAGATCGCGGCAATTGCGCTCACACACGATGCAACAGCGCTTACCAGAAACGTCAAAGACTTCGGTCTTGTACCCGGCTTACGCGTAGAAGATTGGACGCGATAA